A window of Deinococcus sp. Leaf326 contains these coding sequences:
- a CDS encoding type IV pilus twitching motility protein PilT, with translation MTHNPTSPQFADQFANPALFTPTLEDVSNVLELAVSNKASDIIFKHGNYPKVKVNGAWESVEGLPKLKISEMDELVELIMGKEPAKEFRKNQEADFQFSTENLRFRVNAAFQSGGPFLTFRPIPKNPPLLDDLTFINEEKIIPLLKRLVELPRGLVLVTGPTGMGKSTTLAALVRHINENFAKNIITIEDPVEFQHEDLKSIISQREVHNDTESFARALRGVLRQTPDIILVGELRDPETIEAALTAAETGHLVLGTLHTNSAPQAISRILDVTSEGKVNLIKTQLAASLRAVITQQLVPKQDGSGKQVILEVMLNEGPIETLIKDGSGDLNKYYDQMTTNASESVLMDEQLARAARMKIISPEAAASRVIQPDRYTTLYQNIQVAQTPGRAPRKTAAEAPAAAPEASPPASSGWGRKP, from the coding sequence ATGACGCATAACCCCACGTCCCCCCAATTTGCCGATCAATTCGCCAACCCGGCCCTCTTCACCCCCACACTGGAAGACGTTTCCAATGTCCTCGAACTCGCGGTGAGTAACAAAGCCAGCGACATCATCTTCAAGCACGGGAACTACCCCAAAGTTAAAGTTAACGGCGCCTGGGAGAGTGTTGAGGGGTTACCGAAACTCAAGATCTCCGAGATGGACGAATTGGTCGAGCTCATCATGGGGAAAGAGCCCGCCAAGGAATTCCGCAAGAACCAGGAAGCTGATTTCCAGTTCAGCACGGAGAACCTGCGCTTCCGCGTAAACGCCGCCTTCCAGAGTGGCGGTCCCTTCCTGACCTTCCGCCCCATTCCGAAGAATCCGCCCCTCCTCGATGACCTCACTTTCATCAACGAGGAAAAGATCATCCCCCTCCTCAAACGGCTCGTCGAGTTACCCCGAGGCCTGGTCCTCGTGACGGGCCCCACCGGCATGGGCAAGAGCACCACCCTCGCCGCACTCGTGCGGCACATCAACGAGAACTTCGCCAAAAACATCATCACCATTGAGGACCCGGTCGAATTCCAGCACGAGGACCTCAAGAGCATCATCTCCCAGCGCGAAGTCCACAACGACACGGAGTCTTTCGCCCGGGCACTCCGGGGCGTCCTGCGGCAAACGCCCGACATCATCCTGGTCGGCGAGCTGCGCGACCCGGAAACCATCGAAGCCGCCCTCACCGCCGCCGAGACCGGTCACCTGGTCCTGGGCACCCTGCACACCAACAGTGCGCCCCAGGCCATCAGTCGCATTCTGGACGTGACCTCAGAGGGCAAAGTCAACCTGATCAAGACCCAGCTCGCCGCCTCGCTCCGCGCCGTCATCACCCAGCAGCTTGTGCCTAAGCAGGACGGCAGCGGCAAGCAGGTCATCCTGGAAGTCATGCTCAATGAAGGCCCCATCGAAACCCTCATCAAGGACGGGAGTGGGGACCTGAACAAGTATTACGACCAGATGACGACGAACGCGTCCGAGTCGGTGCTCATGGATGAGCAACTCGCCCGGGCAGCGCGAATGAAGATCATTTCCCCTGAAGCGGCAGCGAGCCGGGTCATTCAGCCGGACCGGTACACCACGCTCTACCAAAACATCCAGGTGGCTCAAACCCCTGGGCGTGCCCCCCGGAAGACAGCCGCGGAGGCGCCTGCAGCAGCCCCGGAAGCTTCTCCCCCAGCGTCCTCCGGTTGGGGCCGCAAGCCCTAA
- a CDS encoding ATPase, T2SS/T4P/T4SS family produces MSDNQLKTLETRLKQGLSLQVWHYGRLSLPKGMHDASEADRSHELLRRARSFIDEQKIAGILIDMGFPLAVKSIKTLDPEREIVLGLTSEGEEVRASTNPLQEADLAYISPKLLIPDPKPTQTKEPVWMPPAPQEPAVVTPVAAEPAGAEATPVPPVVAVSDPIAYVPPVDVAKLASQAAPLPAAAPLQPAAVPAPPVAEALPAPIPPVAEPVIAPEPIVVTLPESKDTYAVHTSRDSHRDQPRRISIADALIQLGYGRVEAHEIMDPKLDQKLLSTGRITTAQSLQAQAVARGMEYVDIKVRPPAASVASLLDQHTCTTQRVFPYDIDRNDVFVVVTDTPNRELLIRTAVAERSGKPKVEIRVVDTPVLDQLIREQYTSGTVLRELHEDLATDTAIPEATLDDANNAVTRFVRETILEGVNKNASDIHIEPMINGLQVRLRIDGKLTANFQSPIARSGMGNIVRVVKLMAGMDVGNNRVPQDSRLVLHVAGRTINLRVSSMPQTDGNEKLVLRILKDASDIPEVENLGLNPYTLDRFLQIIRKPEGLVLVTGPTGSGKSFTLLSTLKRIAKPDRNTQTLEDPIEYRLPGVNQSQINEATGYTFEAGLRSAMRQDPDILLLGEIRDAVTARISLSMANTGHQVLSTLHTITAASAVQRLRDLGVPNYNITPSLQGVMAQRLVRKMCQHCSTAAPLPERVARILADSPVRAPKDRYRTVNSEGCQHCIKGRQGRLPIHELLVVTDTLRDRINEGAPTRELEMIARQEGMLTLAQDGYLKVAEGLIAVEDLEEALNEVAEETSSDPEAV; encoded by the coding sequence ATGAGCGACAATCAACTCAAAACCCTAGAAACCCGCCTCAAGCAAGGCCTCAGTCTCCAAGTCTGGCACTACGGCCGCCTCAGCCTCCCCAAAGGCATGCATGACGCTTCCGAAGCCGACCGCAGCCACGAACTGCTCCGCCGGGCCCGCAGCTTTATCGACGAACAGAAGATCGCAGGCATCCTCATCGACATGGGCTTCCCGCTCGCCGTCAAGTCCATCAAGACCCTCGACCCTGAGCGCGAGATCGTCCTGGGACTGACCTCCGAAGGAGAAGAAGTCCGGGCCAGCACGAATCCCCTGCAAGAAGCTGACCTCGCCTACATCTCCCCCAAGCTGCTCATTCCGGACCCAAAACCCACTCAGACGAAGGAACCGGTCTGGATGCCCCCGGCGCCCCAAGAGCCTGCGGTCGTCACTCCGGTCGCAGCCGAGCCCGCCGGCGCCGAGGCCACGCCCGTCCCTCCTGTGGTCGCTGTGAGTGACCCCATTGCGTATGTCCCCCCTGTGGATGTGGCCAAGCTCGCGAGTCAAGCCGCCCCTCTGCCTGCTGCAGCGCCCCTCCAGCCTGCTGCGGTCCCTGCCCCACCTGTTGCTGAAGCTCTGCCCGCTCCGATCCCCCCTGTCGCGGAGCCGGTCATTGCGCCCGAACCCATCGTCGTGACCCTGCCCGAAAGCAAGGACACCTATGCCGTGCACACCAGCCGGGACTCCCACCGGGACCAGCCCCGACGCATCAGCATCGCCGACGCCCTGATCCAGCTGGGCTATGGCCGGGTCGAGGCCCACGAAATCATGGATCCCAAGCTCGATCAAAAACTCCTCTCGACGGGTCGTATCACCACCGCGCAATCCCTCCAGGCGCAAGCCGTCGCCCGCGGAATGGAATACGTCGATATCAAGGTCCGGCCCCCTGCGGCCAGTGTCGCCAGCCTCCTCGACCAGCACACCTGCACCACCCAACGGGTCTTCCCCTACGACATCGACCGCAACGACGTCTTCGTCGTCGTGACCGACACCCCGAACCGGGAACTGCTTATCCGTACGGCTGTCGCCGAGCGCAGCGGCAAACCCAAGGTCGAAATCCGCGTCGTCGATACGCCGGTCCTCGACCAGTTGATCCGCGAGCAGTACACCTCCGGCACGGTCCTGCGTGAACTTCACGAAGACCTCGCCACCGACACCGCCATCCCCGAAGCGACCCTCGACGACGCCAACAACGCCGTCACCCGCTTCGTCCGCGAAACCATCCTGGAAGGCGTCAACAAAAACGCCTCGGATATCCACATCGAACCCATGATCAACGGCCTGCAGGTGCGTCTGCGCATCGACGGCAAACTCACGGCCAACTTTCAGTCCCCCATCGCGCGCAGCGGCATGGGCAACATCGTTCGTGTGGTCAAGCTCATGGCCGGCATGGACGTCGGGAACAACCGCGTCCCCCAGGACAGCCGCCTCGTCCTCCACGTCGCCGGCCGGACCATCAACCTCCGCGTCAGCTCCATGCCCCAGACGGACGGCAACGAGAAGCTCGTCCTCCGGATCCTCAAGGACGCCTCCGACATTCCCGAAGTCGAGAACCTGGGCCTAAATCCCTACACCCTGGACCGCTTCCTCCAGATCATCCGCAAACCCGAAGGCCTCGTGCTCGTCACCGGCCCGACCGGCTCCGGGAAGTCGTTCACGCTCCTCTCGACCCTGAAGCGCATCGCCAAACCTGACCGCAACACCCAGACGCTCGAAGACCCTATCGAGTACCGCCTGCCTGGGGTCAACCAGTCCCAGATCAACGAGGCCACCGGGTATACCTTCGAGGCCGGCCTGCGATCCGCGATGCGTCAAGATCCGGACATCCTCCTGCTCGGCGAGATCCGTGATGCAGTCACCGCCAGGATCAGCCTCTCCATGGCGAACACCGGCCATCAGGTCCTCAGTACGCTGCACACCATCACCGCAGCCAGCGCCGTGCAGCGCCTGCGCGACCTGGGTGTGCCCAACTACAACATCACCCCGTCGTTGCAAGGCGTCATGGCGCAGCGGCTCGTGCGTAAGATGTGCCAGCACTGCTCCACTGCCGCGCCCCTCCCCGAGCGAGTCGCCCGCATCCTGGCCGATTCCCCTGTTCGTGCCCCTAAGGACAGGTACCGCACCGTCAATTCCGAGGGCTGCCAGCACTGCATCAAGGGTCGCCAGGGTCGTCTTCCCATCCACGAACTGCTGGTGGTCACGGACACCCTGCGCGACCGCATCAACGAGGGCGCCCCGACCCGCGAGCTGGAGATGATCGCCCGCCAGGAAGGCATGCTCACGCTCGCCCAGGACGGCTATCTCAAGGTCGCTGAAGGTCTCATCGCCGTAGAGGATCTCGAAGAAGCCCTCAACGAAGTCGCAGAGGAGACGTCCAGCGATCCCGAAGCTGTGTAA